A part of Desulfomicrobium baculatum DSM 4028 genomic DNA contains:
- the ribH gene encoding 6,7-dimethyl-8-ribityllumazine synthase: protein MLHVKTIEGQMQAQDQKFTIIASRFNDFIVDRLIGGAVDYLLRHGAVRENITLIRVPGAFEMPLVAQKVARSGKADAIICVGAVIRGATPHFDYVCSEATKGIAHVSMDTGVPIGFGLLTTDTLEQSIERAGSKGGNKGVEAAAAALETLRVLQQI, encoded by the coding sequence ATGCTGCACGTCAAAACCATCGAAGGGCAGATGCAGGCCCAGGACCAGAAGTTCACGATCATCGCCAGCCGCTTCAACGACTTCATCGTCGACCGCCTCATCGGCGGGGCCGTGGATTATCTGCTTCGTCACGGCGCCGTCCGCGAGAACATCACCCTCATCCGCGTCCCCGGCGCATTCGAAATGCCGCTGGTGGCCCAGAAAGTCGCCAGAAGCGGCAAGGCCGACGCCATCATCTGCGTAGGCGCGGTCATCCGTGGCGCCACCCCCCATTTCGACTATGTCTGCAGCGAGGCGACCAAGGGCATCGCCCATGTGTCCATGGACACCGGCGTACCCATCGGCTTTGGCCTCCTGACCACGGACACGCTGGAGCAGTCCATCGAACGCGCCGGCAGCAAGGGCGGGAACAAGGGTGTGGAAGCCGCGGCCGCGGCCCTGGAAACCCTGCGCGTACTGCAGCAGATCTAG
- a CDS encoding bifunctional 3,4-dihydroxy-2-butanone-4-phosphate synthase/GTP cyclohydrolase II encodes MHKCSAEEAIKEIKAGKMIILVDDEDRENEGDLTIAAEMVTPEAINFMAKYGRGLICLALEPALVDKLELPLMARRNTSKFGTNFTVSIEAKQGVTTGISAHDRALTIQTAVADQTTPEDLATPGHIFPLRAKPGGVLVRAGQTEGSVDLARLAGLKGAAVICEIMNDDGSMSRMPDLRKFAEEHDMKIATIADLIAYRSRKDSLVRRVAEARMPTCYGEFTIVAYENDIDSHTHIALVKGEINEETPVLVRVHSECLTGDVFGSMRCDCGSQLQRAMQMVNDEGAGVILYMRQEGRGIGLGNKIKAYHLQDEGRDTVEANLELGFAPDLRDYGLGAQILVDLGVKRMRLLTNNPKKIIGLEGYGLKVEERISIEIPACDDNKCYLHTKHSKLGHLLQFEAENK; translated from the coding sequence ATGCACAAATGTTCGGCCGAAGAGGCCATCAAGGAAATAAAGGCCGGGAAGATGATCATCCTGGTCGATGACGAGGACCGGGAAAATGAAGGCGATCTGACCATCGCCGCCGAAATGGTCACTCCCGAGGCCATCAATTTCATGGCCAAATACGGCCGCGGCCTCATTTGCCTCGCATTGGAACCGGCCCTGGTCGACAAGCTGGAACTGCCGCTCATGGCCCGGCGCAACACCTCCAAGTTCGGAACCAACTTCACCGTGTCCATCGAAGCCAAGCAGGGCGTGACCACAGGCATCTCCGCCCACGACCGCGCCCTGACCATCCAGACCGCCGTGGCCGACCAGACCACCCCCGAAGACCTGGCCACCCCCGGGCATATCTTTCCCCTGCGCGCCAAGCCCGGCGGGGTCCTGGTCCGCGCCGGACAGACCGAGGGCTCCGTGGACCTGGCCCGCCTGGCCGGGCTCAAGGGCGCAGCCGTCATCTGCGAGATCATGAACGATGACGGCAGCATGTCGCGCATGCCCGACCTTCGAAAGTTCGCCGAAGAGCACGACATGAAGATCGCCACCATCGCCGATCTCATCGCCTACCGCTCCCGCAAGGACTCCCTGGTCCGCCGCGTGGCCGAGGCGCGCATGCCCACCTGCTACGGCGAGTTCACCATCGTGGCCTACGAGAACGACATCGACAGCCACACCCACATCGCCCTGGTCAAAGGCGAGATCAACGAAGAGACCCCCGTGCTGGTGCGCGTGCACAGCGAATGCCTGACCGGAGACGTATTCGGCTCCATGCGCTGCGACTGCGGCAGCCAGTTGCAGCGGGCCATGCAGATGGTCAACGACGAGGGCGCGGGCGTCATCCTCTACATGCGCCAGGAAGGCCGCGGCATTGGCCTTGGCAACAAGATCAAGGCCTACCACCTGCAGGACGAAGGCCGCGACACCGTGGAAGCCAATCTGGAACTGGGCTTCGCCCCCGACCTGCGCGATTACGGCCTCGGGGCGCAGATCCTGGTCGACCTGGGCGTGAAGCGCATGCGCCTTTTGACCAACAACCCCAAGAAGATCATTGGCCTCGAAGGCTACGGCCTCAAAGTCGAGGAGCGGATATCCATCGAAATCCCGGCCTGTGACGACAACAAGTGCTATCTGCACACCAAGCATTCAAAACTCGGCCATCTGTTGCAATTCGAAGCCGAAAACAAATAA
- a CDS encoding riboflavin synthase, with protein MFTGIIQGLGRVAAMDRRGSETRFTVRPDFALTDYALGESIAVNGVCLTVETFGAGWFTAYASGETMSVTNLGALGVSSSVNLERALAMGDRLGGHIVSGHVDCLAEVLSIRQAGQSRIYRLGFPASYSSQVIPKGSVALDGISLTVNDCGQGYLEVNIIPATQRETTISDWAQGRRINMETDVIGKYVQRMLEPWREGRSTGASSAITPDFLKEHGF; from the coding sequence ATGTTCACAGGTATCATCCAGGGTTTGGGCCGGGTGGCGGCCATGGACCGGCGCGGCAGCGAGACCCGCTTCACCGTGCGACCGGACTTTGCCCTGACCGACTACGCCCTTGGCGAATCCATCGCCGTGAACGGGGTCTGCCTGACCGTGGAAACGTTCGGTGCCGGCTGGTTCACCGCCTATGCTTCGGGCGAGACCATGTCCGTAACCAACCTCGGCGCGCTGGGCGTATCCTCGTCGGTCAATCTCGAACGCGCCCTGGCCATGGGAGACCGTCTTGGCGGCCACATCGTCTCCGGGCATGTCGATTGTCTGGCAGAGGTCCTGTCCATCCGTCAGGCCGGTCAGTCCCGGATCTACCGTCTGGGCTTCCCGGCCTCCTATTCGAGCCAGGTCATCCCCAAGGGCTCCGTGGCCCTGGACGGGATAAGCCTGACAGTCAACGATTGCGGTCAGGGATATTTGGAAGTAAACATCATCCCGGCTACGCAACGGGAAACAACCATTTCGGACTGGGCGCAGGGACGGCGGATCAACATGGAGACCGATGTCATCGGCAAGTATGTGCAGCGCATGCTCGAACCGTGGCGCGAGGGTCGCTCCACGGGCGCATCATCGGCCATCACCCCTGATTTTCTTAAAGAACACGGATTTTAA
- the ribD gene encoding bifunctional diaminohydroxyphosphoribosylaminopyrimidine deaminase/5-amino-6-(5-phosphoribosylamino)uracil reductase RibD translates to MHEDCAFMDQAIRLAEQGRGRTAPNPCVGAVLTRGGEVVAEGWHTACGQPHAEVEALRDAQAKGVDPRGCTLYVTLEPCNHQGKTPPCTRAILEAGVPEVVVGCADPNPTVAGGGADFLRGRGVTVRMGVREQECRDLIADFLVWQTTARPYSILKLATTLDGKIATRDGQAAWISGEASRREVHRLRTWCQAVIVGGGTFRADNPSLTCRLPGYDGPQPLAVIVSRSLPDPAQDSNLLSTRPDQIIFWTTEAQSRSIRATRLTELGVTVWGLPCLKTPAETLDLNAGLQLLRKDRGCHYTLTEGGGHLAGSMQRQGLVDELRIFQAMKVLGDEEARSAFAGRKALSMQDCWEFRLVEQGFFETDLYLRLRAKE, encoded by the coding sequence ATGCATGAGGACTGCGCGTTCATGGATCAGGCCATCCGCCTGGCCGAGCAAGGCCGGGGGCGCACCGCGCCCAACCCTTGCGTCGGCGCGGTTCTGACGCGCGGCGGCGAGGTCGTGGCCGAGGGCTGGCATACGGCCTGCGGACAGCCTCACGCCGAAGTCGAAGCCCTGCGCGATGCGCAGGCCAAGGGTGTCGATCCTCGCGGGTGCACTCTCTACGTCACCCTTGAGCCCTGCAACCACCAGGGCAAGACGCCGCCCTGCACCAGGGCCATCCTGGAGGCGGGGGTACCGGAGGTGGTCGTGGGCTGTGCCGATCCCAACCCCACGGTCGCCGGAGGCGGCGCCGACTTTCTGCGCGGCCGGGGCGTTACGGTGCGCATGGGCGTGCGCGAACAGGAATGCCGCGACCTGATCGCCGATTTTCTGGTCTGGCAGACCACGGCCCGCCCGTATTCCATCCTCAAGCTGGCCACCACCCTGGACGGCAAGATCGCCACCCGCGACGGCCAGGCGGCCTGGATCTCGGGCGAAGCTTCGCGCCGCGAAGTGCACAGGCTGCGAACCTGGTGCCAGGCGGTCATTGTCGGCGGGGGCACTTTCCGCGCCGACAACCCGAGCCTGACCTGCCGGCTGCCCGGATACGACGGCCCGCAGCCGCTGGCCGTGATCGTGTCCCGTTCTCTTCCGGATCCGGCCCAGGACTCGAATCTTCTGTCCACCCGGCCGGACCAGATCATTTTCTGGACAACCGAGGCGCAAAGCCGTTCCATTCGCGCCACGCGCCTGACGGAACTGGGCGTGACGGTCTGGGGCCTGCCTTGCTTGAAGACGCCTGCCGAAACCCTTGACCTGAACGCGGGGCTGCAGCTGCTGCGCAAGGACCGCGGATGCCACTACACCCTGACCGAGGGCGGCGGGCATCTGGCCGGATCCATGCAGAGGCAGGGACTGGTCGACGAACTGCGCATATTCCAGGCCATGAAGGTCCTGGGCGATGAAGAGGCCAGGTCGGCCTTTGCCGGCCGCAAGGCCCTGTCCATGCAGGACTGCTGGGAATTTCGGCTCGTCGAGCAGGGATTTTTCGAAACCGATCTCTATCTGCGGCTACGAGCAAAGGAGTAG
- a CDS encoding deoxycytidylate deaminase produces MDNRIPWPQYFMSIAYLVAERSTCLRRKVGALAVKDKRILATGYNGAPAGLTHCLDLGCMREKLGIPSGQRHELCRALHAEQNVIIQAAIHGVGIEGADIFCTTQPCILCAKMLINCRVRAIFFAEGYPDEMSREMLDEAKIPYTRLEKPADA; encoded by the coding sequence ATGGACAACCGCATCCCCTGGCCGCAGTATTTCATGAGCATCGCCTACCTGGTGGCCGAGCGCTCCACCTGTCTGCGGCGAAAGGTCGGAGCCCTGGCCGTCAAGGACAAACGCATTCTGGCCACAGGATACAACGGCGCGCCGGCGGGGCTGACGCATTGCCTTGACCTGGGCTGCATGCGCGAAAAGCTCGGCATCCCCTCGGGCCAGCGCCATGAACTCTGCCGCGCCCTGCATGCCGAGCAGAACGTCATCATCCAGGCCGCCATCCACGGGGTGGGCATCGAGGGCGCGGATATCTTCTGCACGACCCAACCGTGCATCCTCTGCGCAAAAATGCTCATCAACTGCCGGGTGCGGGCCATTTTCTTCGCCGAGGGCTACCCCGACGAAATGTCCCGGGAAATGCTCGACGAAGCAAAAATCCCCTATACGCGACTGGAGAAGCCAGCCGATGCATGA
- the glyA gene encoding serine hydroxymethyltransferase, translated as MDELTRQDPQIAKAIQLETNRQITKLELIASENFTSLAVRAAMGSVMTHKYAEGYPGKRYYGGCEFVDMAENLAMERARQLFNAEYANVQPHSGSQANMGAYFAAIQPGDTILGMNLSHGGHLTHGSPVNFSGRLFKTAFYGVEKETGQINYDEVEALALEHKPQMIIAGASAYPRTLDFARFRAIADKVGAKLLVDMAHIAGLVATGLHPSPIEHAHFTTTTTHKTLRGPRGGMILSTEEFGKTLNSQIFPGIQGGPLMHVIAAKAVAFAEALRPEFKDYQQQVVANAQTLAAELTAAGYHLVSGGTDNHLMLVDLTAQDITGKDAEIGLDKGGITVNKNTVPFETRSPFVTSGVRLGTPALTTRGMKSDDMRKVAKWIVAILENLDNESRLTEIRLEVEKFAGQFPLFAW; from the coding sequence ATGGACGAACTCACCCGCCAGGATCCGCAGATCGCCAAAGCGATCCAGCTGGAGACCAACCGCCAGATCACCAAACTCGAACTCATCGCCTCGGAGAACTTCACCTCCCTTGCGGTCCGCGCCGCCATGGGCAGCGTCATGACCCACAAATACGCCGAAGGCTATCCGGGCAAACGCTATTACGGCGGCTGCGAGTTCGTGGACATGGCCGAAAACCTGGCCATGGAGCGGGCCCGCCAGCTCTTTAACGCCGAATACGCCAACGTTCAGCCCCACTCCGGTTCCCAGGCCAACATGGGCGCGTATTTCGCGGCCATCCAGCCCGGCGACACCATCCTCGGCATGAATCTGTCCCATGGCGGTCACCTGACCCATGGCAGCCCGGTCAATTTTTCAGGACGCCTGTTCAAGACCGCCTTTTACGGGGTCGAGAAGGAAACCGGCCAGATCAACTATGACGAAGTCGAAGCCCTGGCCCTGGAACACAAGCCCCAGATGATCATCGCCGGGGCCAGCGCCTACCCGCGCACCCTCGATTTCGCCCGTTTCCGGGCCATCGCCGACAAGGTGGGGGCCAAACTGCTGGTGGACATGGCGCACATCGCGGGCCTGGTGGCCACGGGCCTGCACCCCTCGCCCATCGAGCACGCCCACTTCACCACCACGACCACGCACAAGACCCTGCGCGGTCCTCGCGGCGGCATGATCCTGAGCACCGAGGAATTCGGCAAGACCCTCAACTCCCAGATCTTCCCCGGCATCCAGGGCGGACCGCTCATGCACGTCATCGCGGCCAAAGCCGTGGCCTTTGCCGAGGCGCTGCGCCCGGAATTCAAGGATTATCAGCAGCAGGTCGTCGCCAACGCCCAGACTCTGGCGGCCGAACTGACGGCAGCCGGGTACCATCTGGTCTCCGGCGGCACGGACAACCATCTCATGCTGGTGGACCTGACTGCCCAGGACATCACCGGCAAGGACGCCGAGATCGGCCTCGACAAGGGCGGCATCACCGTCAACAAGAACACCGTGCCCTTCGAGACCCGCTCCCCCTTCGTCACCTCCGGGGTGCGCCTGGGCACGCCGGCCTTGACCACGCGCGGCATGAAGAGCGACGACATGCGCAAGGTTGCCAAATGGATTGTCGCCATCCTGGAAAACCTGGACAATGAGTCCAGACTGACCGAGATTCGGCTGGAAGTGGAGAAATTCGCGGGCCAGTTCCCGCTTTTCGCCTGGTAG
- the fabF gene encoding beta-ketoacyl-ACP synthase II yields MIGKRVVITGLAAMTPIGNSLQESWTNLVGGVCGIGPITLFDCCEFDAKIAGELKNFDPTDYVGVKDAKRMDRFVQIAVATGKQLMEDCGLVMDEATAPEVGVLLGCGLGGLSTIEDFHSKLLKSGPGRVSPFYIPMLIANMASGQISIHTGAKGPNLVTTSACASATHAIGYAYSDIKLGRVKACITGGVESTITPMGVSGFTAMKALSTRNDEPLKASRPFDADRTGFVIGEGAGLLMLEELEHALARGAKIYAEVVGYGASGDAYHIAAPEESGTGMAQAMTCALRDAELAPEQVTFVNAHGTSTKLNDKTETKAIKAVFGDHAYKMPITANKSMIGHLLGAAGGAEAVFTALSLQNGIVPGTINQDTPDPDCDLDYTPGASRKMELEYGISNSFGFGGTNASIILRSFK; encoded by the coding sequence ATGATTGGAAAACGCGTTGTCATTACAGGCCTTGCGGCCATGACCCCCATTGGCAATTCCCTGCAGGAAAGCTGGACCAACCTTGTCGGAGGAGTTTGCGGCATTGGCCCCATCACTCTTTTCGACTGCTGCGAATTCGATGCGAAGATCGCAGGGGAACTGAAAAATTTCGATCCGACGGATTATGTCGGGGTCAAGGACGCCAAGCGCATGGACCGCTTTGTCCAGATCGCCGTGGCCACCGGCAAGCAGCTCATGGAAGACTGCGGCCTGGTCATGGACGAGGCCACCGCCCCCGAAGTCGGCGTGCTCCTGGGCTGCGGCCTGGGCGGATTGTCCACCATCGAGGATTTTCACAGCAAGCTGCTCAAATCCGGGCCGGGACGGGTTTCACCCTTCTACATCCCCATGCTCATCGCCAACATGGCTTCGGGGCAGATTTCGATCCACACCGGCGCCAAGGGCCCGAACCTGGTCACCACCTCGGCCTGCGCCTCGGCCACCCACGCCATCGGCTACGCGTATTCCGACATCAAGCTCGGCCGGGTCAAGGCCTGCATCACCGGCGGCGTGGAGTCGACCATCACGCCCATGGGCGTGTCCGGTTTCACGGCCATGAAGGCCCTGTCCACCCGCAATGACGAACCGCTCAAGGCCAGTCGCCCCTTCGACGCCGACCGCACCGGCTTCGTCATCGGCGAGGGCGCGGGCCTGCTCATGCTCGAAGAGCTTGAACACGCGCTGGCGCGTGGAGCCAAAATCTACGCCGAGGTCGTCGGCTACGGCGCTTCCGGGGACGCATATCACATCGCCGCCCCCGAAGAGTCGGGCACGGGCATGGCCCAGGCCATGACGTGCGCCCTGCGCGACGCCGAACTGGCTCCCGAACAGGTCACCTTCGTCAACGCGCACGGCACATCGACCAAGCTCAACGACAAGACCGAAACCAAAGCCATCAAGGCCGTTTTCGGAGATCACGCATATAAGATGCCCATCACCGCCAACAAGAGCATGATCGGGCACCTGCTCGGCGCCGCCGGCGGCGCCGAGGCGGTCTTCACAGCCTTGAGTCTGCAGAACGGCATCGTTCCGGGCACCATCAACCAGGACACCCCGGACCCGGACTGCGACCTTGACTACACGCCGGGCGCCAGCAGGAAAATGGAACTGGAATACGGCATCAGCAACTCGTTCGGATTCGGCGGCACCAACGCCTCCATCATCCTGCGCAGTTTCAAATAA
- the acpP gene encoding acyl carrier protein, giving the protein MSIEEKVKELVVEQLGVSAEEVKLESSFVESLGADSLDLTELIMAMEEEFDIEIDDEDAQKIATVQDAINYIKSKS; this is encoded by the coding sequence ATGTCTATTGAAGAAAAAGTCAAAGAACTGGTTGTCGAGCAGCTGGGCGTATCCGCGGAAGAAGTAAAGCTTGAGTCCTCCTTTGTGGAGTCCTTGGGCGCCGATTCCCTGGATCTGACCGAACTGATCATGGCCATGGAAGAAGAATTCGACATCGAGATCGATGACGAAGACGCACAGAAGATCGCCACAGTCCAGGACGCCATCAATTATATCAAGTCCAAGTCCTAG
- the fabG gene encoding 3-oxoacyl-[acyl-carrier-protein] reductase → MSELVRTALVTGGTRGIGKAIVKKLAGLGYQVYFTYVSRPELAEAVCAEVMADGGAARGFLLDASDWDAVADFFATEIKDKVSLELLVNNAGITKDGLIMRMKREQWEQVIQINLTGAFVCLQQAAKIMLKQRKGRIVNISSVVGQMGNAGQANYCASKAGLIGLTKAAALELGSRGITVNAIAPGFIETDMTETLPQDVRDKYLERIPLGRLGSAQAIADAVAYLASDQAEYITGQVLGINGGMYL, encoded by the coding sequence ATGAGCGAACTGGTCAGGACCGCCCTGGTCACAGGCGGCACACGAGGGATCGGCAAGGCGATCGTAAAAAAACTTGCAGGCTTGGGGTACCAGGTTTATTTCACCTACGTCAGCAGGCCGGAACTGGCTGAAGCCGTATGCGCTGAAGTTATGGCCGATGGTGGCGCAGCCCGGGGTTTTTTGCTTGACGCCAGCGACTGGGACGCCGTCGCCGATTTTTTTGCCACCGAGATCAAGGACAAGGTCAGCCTTGAACTCCTGGTCAACAATGCCGGCATCACCAAGGACGGATTGATCATGCGCATGAAGCGCGAGCAGTGGGAGCAGGTGATCCAGATCAATCTGACCGGGGCCTTCGTCTGTCTGCAGCAGGCCGCCAAGATCATGCTCAAGCAGCGAAAAGGGCGTATCGTCAATATTTCCTCCGTCGTGGGGCAGATGGGCAATGCAGGGCAAGCCAATTACTGCGCATCCAAGGCCGGCCTCATCGGGCTGACCAAGGCCGCGGCTCTTGAGCTCGGATCACGCGGCATCACCGTCAACGCCATCGCGCCGGGGTTCATCGAGACCGACATGACTGAAACTCTCCCCCAGGACGTGCGGGACAAATATCTTGAACGCATTCCTCTGGGACGCCTCGGTTCGGCGCAGGCAATCGCCGATGCCGTGGCCTATCTTGCATCCGACCAGGCTGAATACATCACCGGTCAGGTGCTCGGAATCAACGGCGGCATGTATCTGTAG
- a CDS encoding beta-ketoacyl-ACP synthase III, which yields MSSPCFISGLGMHLPRTLVTNSDLEHIVDTSDEWIRTRTGIATRHFAKADEPCSVLAYHAACKALENAGMTAQDLTHIFVGTFSGDYNLPTTSCLLQDMLGLKGLPAFDLAAACSGFLYCLETARAYACMYPDARILIVGSEVTTSRLNFEDRTTCVLFGDGAGAAIVTGQGNPGRIKVVDAMLKADGSVGGLLTIHGGGSACKPVLGQSIGPEYFVEMNGRDVFKHAVRCMVEISGTLLERNGLTTDDIDLIIPHQANIRIIEAIGKKLNVDSDKIYVNVDRIGNTSAASIPIALTEAEASGRIQPGMKVLLTAFGGGFTWASALLQF from the coding sequence ATGTCTTCACCGTGCTTCATTTCGGGACTGGGTATGCACCTGCCCCGGACACTTGTAACGAATTCGGACCTCGAACATATCGTCGACACGTCCGACGAATGGATCCGCACGCGGACCGGCATCGCAACCAGACATTTCGCCAAGGCAGACGAACCCTGCTCCGTGCTGGCCTACCATGCCGCGTGCAAGGCCCTGGAGAATGCGGGAATGACCGCCCAGGACCTCACACATATTTTTGTCGGCACTTTTTCCGGAGACTACAACCTCCCGACCACGTCCTGCCTGCTGCAGGACATGCTGGGTCTCAAAGGCCTGCCGGCCTTTGATCTGGCCGCGGCCTGTTCCGGCTTTCTGTATTGCCTGGAGACGGCCAGGGCCTACGCCTGCATGTACCCGGACGCCAGGATCCTGATCGTCGGCAGCGAAGTGACCACCTCCCGCCTCAACTTCGAGGACCGCACGACCTGCGTGCTCTTCGGAGACGGGGCGGGCGCGGCCATCGTCACCGGGCAGGGGAATCCGGGCCGGATCAAGGTCGTTGACGCCATGCTCAAGGCCGACGGCTCCGTGGGCGGTCTTTTGACCATCCATGGCGGCGGTTCGGCCTGCAAGCCGGTGCTTGGGCAGTCCATCGGACCGGAATATTTTGTCGAGATGAACGGGCGCGACGTCTTCAAACACGCCGTGCGCTGCATGGTCGAAATTTCCGGAACTCTGCTGGAACGGAACGGACTGACCACCGACGACATCGACCTCATCATTCCTCATCAGGCCAATATCCGCATCATCGAAGCCATAGGCAAAAAATTGAATGTGGACTCGGATAAAATTTACGTCAATGTGGACCGGATCGGCAACACTTCGGCAGCCTCCATACCCATCGCCCTGACCGAAGCCGAGGCCAGCGGCCGTATCCAGCCCGGAATGAAAGTTCTGCTCACGGCCTTTGGCGGCGGATTTACCTGGGCATCGGCCTTGTTGCAATTTTAG
- the plsX gene encoding phosphate acyltransferase PlsX, whose translation MPKDICLAVDAMGGDFGPEINIPGSLAAARETGVRLILVGDEPSIRKELERHAHADVRFEIVHTTQVAGMAEKPSDVLRRKKDSSMQVAFRLVREGRAHGVVTAGNSGAALACGMFILGRIGGVDRPALASIMPTLKKPIVLIDVGANADCKPYNLVQFGLMAEVLARCVLGIANPKVGILSIGEEEGKGNSLTKDAFTLLKGSSLNFIGNVEGRDVFTGETDVIVCDGFVGNVALKLSEGLGSALASMLKTELKKSIWSRLGTLIALPAFKRFAKKIDYAEYGGAPILGLNGIAIVCHGKSNARAITTALQQAAIFVEKKANDYLVEGLHANTELSLFSRTGKASALRQEAAGL comes from the coding sequence ATGCCTAAAGACATCTGTCTCGCCGTGGACGCCATGGGGGGAGACTTCGGCCCGGAAATTAATATTCCGGGCTCCCTCGCGGCTGCCCGTGAGACAGGAGTCCGGCTCATCCTTGTGGGCGACGAACCGTCCATCCGCAAGGAGCTGGAGCGGCACGCCCACGCGGACGTGCGCTTTGAAATCGTTCACACCACCCAGGTGGCCGGCATGGCGGAAAAGCCTTCGGACGTGCTTCGGCGCAAGAAGGACAGCTCCATGCAGGTGGCCTTTCGTCTTGTGCGCGAAGGCCGGGCGCACGGCGTGGTCACGGCCGGCAACTCCGGAGCGGCCCTGGCCTGCGGTATGTTCATCCTCGGCCGCATCGGCGGGGTGGACAGACCGGCGCTGGCCTCCATCATGCCGACGCTCAAAAAGCCCATCGTGCTCATCGACGTTGGCGCCAACGCGGACTGCAAGCCGTACAATCTGGTCCAGTTCGGCCTCATGGCCGAAGTGCTGGCCCGTTGCGTGCTGGGCATCGCCAACCCGAAAGTCGGCATTTTGAGCATTGGAGAAGAAGAAGGCAAGGGCAACAGCCTGACCAAGGATGCCTTTACCCTGCTCAAAGGCTCCTCTCTCAATTTTATCGGTAACGTCGAAGGTCGGGACGTCTTCACCGGCGAAACCGACGTCATCGTCTGCGACGGTTTCGTGGGCAACGTGGCCCTCAAGCTGAGCGAAGGGCTGGGTTCGGCCCTGGCGTCCATGCTCAAGACGGAGCTCAAGAAGTCCATCTGGTCACGCCTGGGCACGCTCATCGCCCTGCCCGCCTTCAAGCGTTTCGCCAAGAAAATCGACTACGCCGAATACGGCGGCGCCCCCATTCTTGGCTTGAACGGCATCGCCATTGTCTGCCATGGCAAATCCAATGCGCGGGCCATCACCACCGCACTGCAGCAAGCCGCTATTTTCGTCGAAAAGAAGGCCAACGACTACCTCGTGGAAGGCTTGCACGCCAACACGGAACTGAGCCTCTTCTCCCGCACCGGCAAGGCCTCCGCCCTCAGGCAGGAAGCCGCGGGCCTTTAG